A genomic window from Caballeronia sp. SBC1 includes:
- a CDS encoding ABC transporter ATP-binding protein, giving the protein MSASPETLLELRDVDFGYGDRLVLSNLNMRFKRGQVVAVMGGSGCGKTTVLRLIGGLVKAKRGQVLFGGKDVGTQTREGLYELRRKMGMLFQFGALFTDQSVFDNVAFPLREHTDLPEELLRDLVLMKLNAVGLRGARDLAPSEISGGMARRVALARAIALDPELMMYDEPFAGLDPISLGITANLIRTLNSALGATSILVTHDVPESFAIADYVYFIANGGILAEGTPAQLRASQEPSVRQFIDGAPDGPFKFHYPSTTPLAADFGLGAKA; this is encoded by the coding sequence GTGTCAGCTTCTCCCGAGACCTTGCTAGAGCTTCGCGACGTCGATTTCGGCTACGGCGACCGGCTCGTATTATCGAACCTGAACATGCGCTTCAAGCGCGGTCAGGTCGTGGCTGTCATGGGCGGTTCCGGCTGTGGCAAAACGACCGTGCTGCGCCTGATCGGCGGGTTGGTGAAGGCGAAACGCGGCCAGGTGTTGTTCGGCGGCAAGGACGTCGGCACCCAGACTCGCGAAGGCCTTTACGAGCTTCGCCGCAAAATGGGCATGCTGTTCCAGTTCGGCGCGCTGTTCACCGACCAGTCCGTATTCGATAACGTCGCATTCCCGCTGCGGGAACACACCGACCTCCCCGAAGAACTCCTGCGCGACCTCGTGCTGATGAAGCTCAACGCGGTCGGTTTGCGCGGCGCGCGCGATCTCGCGCCCTCGGAAATATCGGGTGGCATGGCCCGCCGCGTGGCGCTTGCCCGCGCCATCGCGCTCGATCCCGAACTGATGATGTACGACGAACCGTTCGCCGGTCTCGACCCCATTTCGCTCGGCATTACGGCGAACCTGATCCGTACGCTGAACAGCGCGCTCGGGGCCACATCCATTCTGGTGACGCACGACGTGCCGGAATCGTTCGCCATTGCCGATTACGTGTATTTCATCGCGAACGGCGGGATTCTGGCCGAAGGCACGCCGGCGCAATTGCGGGCGTCCCAGGAACCGTCGGTACGGCAGTTCATCGACGGTGCGCCGGACGGACCGTTCAAATTTCACTATCCAAGCACGACGCCGCTGGCGGCGGACTTTGGACTCGGAGCAAAGGCATGA
- the thiE gene encoding thiamine phosphate synthase, whose protein sequence is MSMLSQDKEVFWPPADELLEAAERIRRRLGEWPAASKTWRICLSEPDHPRAGDLIVDGGVEPLPEGVGRLELKAGRATLHLDNVEYALEGEWSDDWPAALAAFLDCGFEPHDSLVLALAWRSANLDELDAWPVDFSTFPKVANLPAAPSKPFPPCPDKLGLYPVLPSADWVERVLDQGVQTAQLRRKTTDSGDLKQEIERSVAAGKKHQTQLFINDHWQEAIKAGAYGVHLGQEDVETADLNTIAEAGLRLGLSTHGYYEMLKALHFKPSYLALGAVFPTTTKVMPTAPQGVSRLARYVRLLDGIVPLVAIGGINGSVLRQIISTGVGSAAVVRAVTEAPDLAAAISALQHEFGR, encoded by the coding sequence ATGAGCATGTTGTCGCAGGATAAGGAAGTGTTTTGGCCGCCCGCCGATGAACTGCTGGAAGCCGCCGAGCGAATCCGGCGGCGGCTGGGCGAGTGGCCCGCAGCATCGAAGACATGGCGGATCTGCCTGAGCGAGCCGGATCATCCGCGCGCGGGCGATTTGATCGTGGACGGCGGCGTTGAACCGCTGCCGGAGGGAGTTGGGCGTCTGGAATTGAAAGCGGGCCGGGCGACGCTGCATTTGGATAACGTCGAATACGCGCTGGAGGGAGAATGGTCAGACGATTGGCCGGCCGCGCTGGCCGCGTTCCTTGATTGCGGCTTCGAGCCACACGATTCGCTCGTGCTGGCGCTTGCATGGCGTTCGGCCAATCTGGACGAACTCGACGCGTGGCCCGTCGATTTTTCCACGTTTCCGAAGGTCGCCAATTTGCCGGCGGCCCCATCAAAACCATTCCCCCCTTGCCCGGACAAGCTGGGTTTGTACCCCGTCCTGCCAAGCGCAGATTGGGTCGAACGGGTGCTTGACCAAGGCGTTCAAACGGCGCAATTACGCCGCAAAACCACCGATTCCGGCGATTTGAAGCAGGAAATAGAACGGTCGGTGGCCGCGGGCAAGAAGCACCAGACACAGCTTTTTATCAACGATCATTGGCAGGAAGCCATCAAAGCCGGCGCGTACGGCGTGCATCTCGGGCAAGAGGACGTGGAGACTGCTGACCTGAACACCATCGCCGAAGCGGGCTTGCGCCTCGGCCTGTCGACGCATGGCTACTATGAAATGCTGAAGGCGCTGCATTTCAAACCGAGCTACCTCGCGCTCGGCGCGGTGTTTCCGACCACGACCAAAGTCATGCCGACAGCGCCGCAAGGTGTGTCGCGTTTGGCACGTTATGTGCGCTTGCTCGACGGCATCGTGCCGCTCGTTGCGATTGGCGGAATCAACGGCTCGGTTTTGCGACAAATTATTTCAACCGGTGTCGGAAGCGCAGCAGTCGTGCGGGCAGTGACAGAGGCACCGGATCTGGCTGCGGCCATTTCTGCGCTGCAACACGAATTCGGGCGATAA
- a CDS encoding thiazole synthase has protein sequence MTSSITTADTLTLYGTSFPSRVLLGTSRYPSLQSLSDSIDAARPGMVTVALRRQSNTGEAGFFDVLKRHGVALLPNTAGCQTVDEVLTTARMARELFDTPWLKLELIGDDYTLQPDPIGLVEAAEILIREGFKVLPYCTEDLVIGRRLLDVGCEALMPWGAPIGTGKGVTNPYGLRTLRERLPDVPLIVDAGLGVPSHACQVMEWGFDGVLLNTAVSQATFPPQMARAFALGVEAGRMAYLAGPMAERDSAQASTPVVGMPFWHQDGSAA, from the coding sequence ATGACTTCCAGCATCACCACAGCCGATACCCTCACGCTCTACGGCACGTCGTTCCCGAGCCGGGTGCTGCTGGGGACGTCGCGCTATCCGTCGCTGCAATCGCTGTCCGATTCCATCGATGCCGCCCGTCCCGGCATGGTCACCGTCGCGTTGCGGCGGCAGTCGAACACGGGCGAAGCCGGTTTCTTCGATGTCCTCAAGCGTCACGGTGTCGCGTTGCTGCCCAATACGGCCGGCTGCCAGACCGTGGACGAAGTGCTGACCACGGCGCGCATGGCCCGCGAACTCTTCGATACCCCGTGGCTGAAGCTCGAACTGATCGGCGATGACTACACGCTGCAGCCCGATCCAATCGGCCTCGTTGAAGCCGCTGAAATACTGATCCGTGAAGGTTTCAAGGTGCTGCCGTACTGCACGGAGGATCTGGTGATCGGCCGGCGTCTGCTCGATGTCGGCTGCGAGGCGTTGATGCCATGGGGCGCGCCTATTGGAACGGGAAAAGGTGTGACGAATCCTTACGGATTGCGCACGCTGCGTGAGCGGCTGCCGGATGTGCCGCTTATCGTCGATGCCGGTCTTGGCGTGCCGTCGCATGCGTGCCAGGTGATGGAGTGGGGTTTCGACGGCGTGTTGCTGAACACGGCCGTCTCACAGGCGACGTTTCCGCCGCAGATGGCGCGCGCGTTTGCGCTGGGCGTCGAGGCGGGGCGGATGGCCTATCTCGCCGGGCCAATGGCCGAGCGTGATAGCGCACAAGCGAGCACGCCGGTGGTCGGCATGCCGTTCTGGCATCAAGACGGGAGTGCTGCATGA
- the thiS gene encoding sulfur carrier protein ThiS: MNIHINQQPFSMPDAATVTDALAAFGAKPPFAVALNGQFVARGEHASKALASGDKLDIVSPVAGG, translated from the coding sequence ATGAACATTCATATCAATCAGCAGCCGTTCTCCATGCCCGACGCGGCCACCGTCACTGACGCCCTCGCGGCCTTCGGCGCAAAACCGCCGTTCGCCGTGGCGCTGAACGGGCAATTCGTCGCGCGTGGCGAACACGCATCGAAGGCGCTTGCCTCCGGCGACAAACTCGACATCGTCTCGCCGGTCGCCGGCGGCTGA
- a CDS encoding FAD-dependent oxidoreductase produces the protein MNTVVHSHSRASGRDDFAVVGGGLCGRLVAWLLAGAGHRVALYDSGDAAGTQSAAWVAAAMLAPLAEAASAELLITELGAASLERWPGFIADMPEPVFFQRNGTLVVWHAGDRAEAPLFERRLRANAPPELFRNGFVKLAGAQVAAAEPSLSTRFPQGWLLPNEGQLDNRQVLTALAAGLAERNVDLHWNTTIDTDTPPDARFVIDCRGLGGKPAWPALRGIRGEVARVHAPGIGLTRPVRLLHPRYPLYIAPKQDDLYVIGATEVEGEDMSPMTVRSALELLSAAFAVHPGFGEARIIELNSQCRPTLPDHRPAIVWDGGRTLRVNGLYRHGYMIAPEVADTARALAEALLGGAISDPDSFDDWRRQARWSALLRCEHAAPVL, from the coding sequence GTGAACACCGTTGTGCATTCTCATTCCCGTGCGTCCGGGCGAGACGACTTTGCCGTCGTGGGTGGGGGCTTGTGCGGGCGGCTGGTCGCCTGGCTGCTGGCGGGGGCGGGGCACCGTGTGGCGCTGTACGACAGCGGCGACGCCGCCGGCACGCAATCGGCGGCATGGGTCGCGGCGGCAATGCTCGCGCCGCTAGCCGAGGCCGCCAGCGCCGAATTGCTGATCACCGAACTTGGGGCGGCGTCGCTTGAGCGCTGGCCGGGTTTTATCGCCGATATGCCGGAACCGGTGTTTTTCCAGCGCAATGGCACGCTGGTCGTCTGGCATGCCGGCGACCGCGCCGAGGCGCCGCTGTTCGAGCGCCGTTTGCGCGCAAATGCGCCTCCGGAGCTTTTCCGGAATGGCTTCGTCAAACTCGCCGGCGCGCAAGTCGCGGCGGCGGAACCGTCGCTGAGCACGCGTTTTCCGCAAGGCTGGCTGCTGCCGAACGAAGGCCAGCTCGACAACCGGCAAGTGCTGACAGCGCTGGCAGCGGGGCTGGCCGAACGTAACGTTGATCTGCACTGGAATACGACGATCGATACCGATACCCCGCCGGACGCGCGTTTCGTGATCGATTGCCGGGGGCTTGGCGGCAAACCGGCATGGCCGGCGTTAAGAGGCATTCGCGGCGAAGTGGCGCGGGTGCATGCGCCGGGTATCGGCCTGACGCGGCCGGTGCGCTTGCTGCACCCGCGTTATCCGCTTTATATCGCGCCGAAACAGGACGATCTTTATGTGATCGGGGCAACCGAAGTGGAAGGCGAAGATATGTCGCCGATGACCGTGCGCTCGGCGCTCGAACTCCTGAGCGCGGCGTTCGCCGTGCATCCGGGTTTCGGTGAGGCGCGCATTATCGAACTCAATTCGCAATGCCGTCCGACCTTGCCCGACCATCGTCCGGCGATTGTCTGGGACGGCGGACGAACTTTGCGGGTGAACGGGCTGTATCGGCACGGTTACATGATCGCGCCCGAAGTCGCCGACACCGCCCGCGCGCTCGCCGAAGCGCTGCTGGGCGGCGCGATCTCCGACCCGGATTCCTTCGACGACTGGCGCCGCCAAGCCCGCTGGTCCGCCTTGCTCCGCTGCGAACACGCGGCGCCCGTGCTTTGA
- a CDS encoding ABC transporter ATP-binding protein/permease: MTTTPPGNTEQNADKVSAWSLIKPYWVSEERGIAWLLLIAIIAINMAVVYINVRLNTWSADFYNTLQAKRVAEFPRLLLIFAGLAFAYILLAVYGRYLRQMLGFRWRQWLTHRYLEQWLGDKAFYRIERDRLADNPDQRISDDLQSFATTTLSLSLDLLSTLVTLVTFITILWTLAGALSFSLFGTPITIPGYMVWAAALYAVLGSLLIQRFGHPLVSINYQAQKVEANFRFGLIRIRENAEQIAFYDGIDTENRNARGIFETIRQNYWQIMKYTRRMTFVLSFYGQIAIIFPIMVAAPRYFAGAFTFGVLMQISSAFGTVSDSFSWFINSYSTLVEWRATVNRLREFKRVMRSTHIKEAISPATVHGGINLHYTDTKALTTTGLKLALPNGTPLATVADVVVKPGSRWLVQGPSGSGKSTLMRALAGLWPFGDGTIDAPVDAKLMFIPQQSYLPIGTLKAALSYPSTAEVFSDEACREALRACNLSAYGTRLEESGHWAKMMSPGEQQRLAAARVLLHKPDFMFLDEATSALDAENEMLIYTAIIDALPNAAIVSVAHRESVTGFHENRIEIERAGAESLLV; this comes from the coding sequence ATGACCACCACACCTCCCGGCAACACGGAACAAAACGCCGACAAAGTGTCGGCGTGGAGTCTTATCAAGCCTTATTGGGTATCGGAAGAACGCGGCATTGCATGGCTTTTGCTGATCGCGATCATCGCAATCAACATGGCGGTCGTGTATATCAATGTCCGCCTGAACACCTGGAGCGCGGACTTCTACAACACGCTGCAGGCCAAGCGGGTCGCAGAGTTTCCGCGCTTGCTGCTGATCTTCGCAGGCCTCGCGTTCGCGTACATCCTGCTCGCCGTGTACGGCCGGTACCTGCGCCAGATGCTCGGCTTCCGGTGGCGCCAGTGGCTCACGCACCGATACCTCGAACAATGGCTCGGCGATAAAGCCTTCTATCGTATAGAACGCGATCGCCTCGCCGACAACCCCGACCAGCGGATCAGCGACGACCTGCAGTCTTTTGCCACGACCACGCTGTCGTTGTCGCTGGACTTGTTATCCACGCTCGTCACGCTTGTGACCTTCATCACGATCCTGTGGACGCTGGCAGGCGCGTTGAGCTTCTCGTTGTTCGGCACGCCAATCACCATTCCGGGCTACATGGTCTGGGCCGCCGCGCTGTACGCCGTGCTCGGCTCGCTCTTGATTCAGCGTTTCGGCCATCCGCTGGTATCGATTAATTACCAGGCGCAGAAAGTGGAAGCCAACTTCCGTTTCGGCCTGATCCGCATTCGCGAGAACGCCGAGCAAATCGCGTTCTATGACGGTATCGATACGGAAAACCGCAACGCCCGGGGCATCTTCGAAACGATCCGCCAGAACTACTGGCAGATCATGAAGTACACGAGGCGGATGACCTTCGTGCTGTCCTTCTACGGCCAGATCGCGATTATTTTTCCGATCATGGTCGCGGCTCCCCGCTACTTCGCAGGCGCATTCACGTTCGGCGTGCTGATGCAGATCAGTTCGGCGTTCGGCACGGTCAGCGACTCGTTTTCGTGGTTCATCAACAGTTACTCGACCTTGGTCGAATGGCGCGCTACGGTGAACCGGCTGCGCGAATTCAAGCGTGTGATGCGCTCCACGCACATCAAGGAAGCCATTTCCCCGGCGACGGTCCACGGCGGCATCAACCTGCATTACACGGACACGAAGGCGCTGACCACGACCGGGCTGAAGCTCGCGCTGCCGAACGGCACGCCGCTCGCGACGGTCGCAGATGTGGTGGTGAAGCCCGGTTCGCGCTGGCTGGTGCAAGGTCCGTCCGGATCCGGGAAAAGTACGTTGATGCGCGCGCTGGCCGGCCTGTGGCCGTTCGGTGACGGCACGATCGACGCCCCCGTCGACGCCAAGCTGATGTTCATTCCGCAGCAAAGCTACTTGCCGATCGGCACGTTGAAAGCGGCGTTGAGTTATCCATCGACGGCGGAAGTCTTCTCCGATGAAGCCTGCCGCGAAGCCTTGCGCGCCTGCAACCTGAGCGCGTACGGCACGCGTCTGGAGGAGTCGGGACACTGGGCGAAGATGATGTCGCCGGGTGAGCAGCAGCGGCTGGCGGCTGCCCGCGTGTTGCTGCACAAGCCGGATTTCATGTTCCTCGATGAAGCCACCAGCGCGCTCGACGCCGAGAACGAGATGCTGATCTATACCGCGATCATCGACGCCTTGCCGAACGCCGCGATCGTCAGCGTCGCGCATCGCGAGTCGGTGACCGGCTTCCATGAGAACCGGATCGAGATCGAGCGCGCGGGGGCTGAAAGCCTGCTGGTTTGA
- a CDS encoding MFS transporter has product MRAFEWFTELTTRERRTLYAGFGGYAVDAFDFMIYSFLIPTLIAAWGMTKSEAGMIATSSLISSAIGGWLAGILSDRYGRVRVLQWTIGTFAFFTFLSGFTHSFGQLLATRTLQGVGFGGEWSVVTVMMAETIRSPQHRAKAVGTVQSSWSFGWGAAAILYWAFFALLPEDTAWRACFWIGILPALWILYIRRNVSDPEIYLATRRARDAGTETATFSDIFKGSHLKTTVLGSALCTGMLGGYYAITTWLPTYLKTERHLSVFNTSGYLVVLIVGSFLGYVFGAILCDKIGRRASFVLFAIGSFLLGMIYTMIPITDHAMLLLGFPLGIVVQGIFAGVGAYLSELYPNAIRGSGQGFCYNLGRGLGSFFPILVGVLSQGMSLVKAIGLVAGAGYLLVIVAALLLPETRGKALGAVTG; this is encoded by the coding sequence TTGCGAGCGTTCGAGTGGTTCACCGAGTTGACGACGCGCGAGCGCCGCACGCTTTACGCAGGTTTCGGCGGTTACGCCGTCGATGCCTTCGACTTCATGATCTACTCGTTCCTCATTCCCACGCTGATCGCCGCGTGGGGCATGACGAAGAGCGAAGCCGGAATGATCGCGACGAGCTCGCTGATTTCATCGGCTATTGGCGGCTGGCTCGCCGGCATTCTCTCCGACCGATATGGCCGCGTCCGCGTATTGCAGTGGACGATTGGCACGTTCGCGTTCTTCACGTTTCTTTCCGGCTTCACGCATTCGTTCGGACAATTGCTGGCCACGCGCACGCTGCAAGGCGTGGGTTTCGGCGGCGAATGGTCCGTGGTCACCGTCATGATGGCCGAGACCATTCGTTCGCCGCAGCATCGGGCGAAGGCCGTGGGTACGGTGCAAAGCAGCTGGTCATTCGGCTGGGGCGCAGCGGCGATTCTGTACTGGGCTTTCTTCGCGTTGCTGCCTGAAGATACCGCGTGGCGCGCATGCTTCTGGATCGGTATCTTGCCGGCGCTCTGGATCCTCTACATTCGCCGCAATGTGAGCGATCCGGAGATTTATCTGGCCACACGCCGTGCGCGCGATGCCGGCACTGAAACCGCTACGTTCTCCGATATCTTCAAAGGCTCGCACCTCAAGACAACGGTGCTGGGCAGCGCGCTGTGCACCGGCATGCTCGGTGGTTATTACGCCATCACCACGTGGCTGCCGACCTATCTCAAGACCGAGCGCCATTTGTCCGTGTTCAATACGAGCGGTTATCTCGTGGTACTGATCGTCGGCTCATTTTTGGGCTACGTGTTCGGCGCCATTCTCTGCGACAAGATCGGGCGGCGCGCGTCATTCGTTCTGTTTGCTATCGGCTCGTTTCTGCTAGGGATGATCTACACGATGATCCCCATCACCGACCACGCCATGCTGCTGCTCGGCTTTCCGCTCGGCATTGTCGTACAGGGGATTTTTGCGGGCGTGGGCGCGTATTTATCGGAGCTGTATCCGAACGCGATTCGCGGCTCGGGACAGGGATTTTGCTACAACCTCGGGCGCGGACTTGGCTCGTTTTTCCCGATTCTCGTCGGTGTGTTGTCGCAGGGAATGTCGCTGGTTAAAGCGATTGGATTGGTGGCGGGGGCGGGGTATCTGCTGGTGATCGTCGCGGCGTTGCTGCTGCCGGAAACGCGTGGCAAAGCGCTTGGTGCGGTGACAGGTTAA
- a CDS encoding carbonic anhydrase, translated as MNKITRLSSGAFLLSAFVALSASAETTGHGWTYEGEHGPAHWGEISKDFHTCESGRAESPIDIEKAKKAPADMPRLKVKYQPLPIDIINTGHAIQFNATPGTDSITLGDQAYQLVQFHFHSPGEERFAGKDSVMDAHLVHRSEDGKLLVLAVQFQIGDQPNPVIQAMLDRIPKEQGAEFKINAVMVNPFELLPKQTSYYTYSGSLTTPPCSEGVTWIEFKERVSITQQQLDAMQRFYHGNQRPVQALNGREIWEVE; from the coding sequence ATGAACAAGATCACACGATTGTCCAGCGGCGCGTTCCTGTTATCCGCTTTCGTTGCACTGTCCGCATCGGCTGAAACCACCGGTCATGGGTGGACGTACGAAGGCGAACACGGTCCAGCCCACTGGGGCGAAATCAGCAAGGATTTTCATACTTGCGAAAGCGGTCGCGCTGAGTCACCGATCGACATCGAGAAGGCAAAGAAAGCGCCCGCCGATATGCCCCGCCTGAAGGTCAAGTACCAGCCCCTTCCCATCGATATCATCAACACTGGGCACGCAATTCAATTCAACGCGACGCCCGGTACCGACAGCATCACCCTCGGCGACCAAGCGTATCAACTCGTTCAGTTCCACTTCCATTCACCGGGCGAAGAGCGTTTCGCCGGCAAGGACAGCGTGATGGACGCGCATCTGGTGCACCGTTCCGAAGACGGCAAGCTCCTGGTGCTGGCTGTTCAATTCCAGATCGGCGACCAACCCAACCCCGTCATCCAGGCGATGCTGGACCGTATCCCGAAAGAGCAAGGCGCCGAGTTCAAGATCAACGCGGTCATGGTCAACCCGTTTGAGCTGCTGCCCAAACAAACGAGCTATTACACGTACAGCGGTTCACTGACGACGCCGCCTTGTTCGGAAGGCGTGACATGGATCGAATTCAAGGAACGAGTGAGCATTACCCAGCAGCAGCTCGATGCCATGCAGCGGTTCTATCACGGCAATCAACGTCCGGTGCAAGCGTTGAATGGACGCGAGATTTGGGAAGTGGAGTGA
- a CDS encoding glutamate synthase subunit beta — protein sequence MGKATGFLEFERQHETYEAPLARVKHYKEFVHALSDENAKIQGARCMDCGIPFCNNGCPVNNIIPDFNDLVFQQNWKTAIEVLHSTNNFPEFTGRICPAPCETACTLGINDDPVGIKSIEHAIIDKAWAEGWVAPLPSKHKTGKKVAVVGSGPAGLAAAQQLARAGHDVTVFEKNDRIGGLLRYGIPDFKLEKWLIDRRMRQMEAEGVAFRTNVFIGKDPLPGHIANSSRETISPDELREQFDAVVIAGGAETPRDLPVPGREMQGIHYAMEFLPLQNKVNAGDSVVDQLIAKGKHVVVIGGGDTGSDCVGTSNRHGAKSVTQFELLSQPPETENKPLVWPYWPIKLRTSSSHEEGCERDWSVATKRFEGKNGKVEKLIAVRVEWKDGKMQEVAGSEFEMKADLVLLAMGFTQPASPVLEAFGVDKDARGNVKASTEGEKAYFTSVPKVFTAGDMRRGQSLVVWAIREGRQCARSVDAFLMGSSELPR from the coding sequence ATGGGCAAGGCAACCGGTTTTCTCGAGTTCGAGCGCCAGCATGAGACGTACGAAGCGCCGCTCGCTCGCGTCAAGCATTACAAGGAATTCGTTCACGCGCTGTCGGACGAGAACGCGAAGATCCAGGGCGCGCGCTGCATGGATTGCGGCATTCCGTTCTGCAACAATGGCTGTCCGGTGAACAACATCATTCCGGACTTCAACGATCTGGTGTTCCAGCAGAACTGGAAGACGGCCATTGAAGTGCTGCATTCCACGAATAACTTCCCGGAGTTCACCGGGCGCATTTGTCCGGCGCCGTGTGAAACGGCGTGCACGCTCGGTATCAACGATGATCCGGTAGGCATCAAGTCGATCGAACACGCGATCATCGATAAAGCCTGGGCCGAAGGTTGGGTCGCACCCTTGCCGTCCAAGCACAAGACTGGCAAGAAGGTGGCCGTGGTCGGATCGGGTCCTGCCGGACTGGCCGCTGCGCAGCAACTCGCGCGTGCGGGCCATGACGTGACGGTGTTCGAGAAGAACGATCGTATCGGCGGATTGCTGCGTTATGGCATCCCCGATTTCAAGCTCGAAAAGTGGCTGATCGATCGCCGCATGCGGCAGATGGAAGCCGAAGGCGTGGCGTTCCGGACCAACGTGTTTATCGGCAAGGATCCGTTGCCGGGGCATATCGCGAATTCTTCGCGTGAAACTATTTCGCCCGATGAATTGCGCGAGCAGTTTGACGCTGTTGTGATTGCAGGCGGGGCGGAAACGCCGCGTGATTTGCCGGTGCCTGGACGTGAAATGCAAGGCATCCATTACGCGATGGAATTCCTGCCGCTGCAGAACAAGGTCAATGCGGGTGACTCGGTCGTCGATCAGTTGATTGCGAAGGGCAAGCATGTTGTGGTGATCGGCGGCGGCGATACGGGTTCGGATTGCGTCGGGACATCGAATCGGCATGGTGCGAAAAGCGTGACGCAGTTCGAGTTGCTTTCGCAGCCGCCCGAGACGGAGAACAAGCCGCTGGTTTGGCCGTATTGGCCGATCAAGTTGCGTACGTCGTCGTCGCATGAGGAAGGCTGCGAGCGCGATTGGTCGGTGGCTACCAAGCGCTTCGAAGGCAAGAACGGCAAGGTTGAAAAGCTGATCGCGGTCCGAGTGGAATGGAAGGACGGGAAGATGCAGGAAGTGGCGGGATCGGAGTTCGAAATGAAAGCCGATCTGGTGCTGCTCGCGATGGGCTTTACGCAGCCGGCTTCGCCGGTGCTCGAGGCGTTCGGCGTGGATAAAGACGCGCGGGGGAATGTGAAGGCTTCGACCGAAGGGGAGAAGGCTTACTTTACGTCGGTGCCGAAGGTCTTCACCGCCGGCGATATGCGGCGCGGTCAGTCGCTGGTTGTTTGGGCGATTCGCGAGGGACGGCAGTGCGCGCGGTCGGTCGATGCGTTTTTGATGGGGTCTAGTGAATTGCCGCGATAA